A genomic window from Agrobacterium tumefaciens includes:
- a CDS encoding glycosyltransferase family 2 protein produces the protein MENLASPPDISFVIAAYNAADTIEAAIQSALDQQGVTLEVIVVDDRSADDTIALVEGIAIIDPRVRLLALAENLGPGGARNAGIEAATGRWIAVLDSDDVIRPERSACMMCRAEAANAAIAVDNLDVVYTDGRPMETMFPEEFLEERPVLTLEDFISSNILFRATFNFGYMKPMFRRDFLNSEGLRFREDIRIGEDYILLASALAAGGLCVIEPKPGYVYNIREGSISRVLELHHVEAMMRADREFLSHYTLLPAAMDAQQARARSLRLAHNFLTLVENIKSRSVLGALKTTIRDPAVLGHLRMPIAVRLRRLRDAMFAPAANTGVKRQIS, from the coding sequence ATGGAAAACCTTGCCTCGCCGCCCGATATCAGCTTCGTCATCGCCGCCTATAATGCCGCCGATACGATTGAAGCCGCGATTCAAAGCGCACTCGACCAGCAGGGTGTGACGCTGGAGGTTATCGTCGTCGATGACCGTTCCGCCGATGACACCATTGCGCTCGTGGAAGGTATCGCCATCATCGATCCGCGCGTCCGCCTGCTTGCTCTTGCCGAAAACCTCGGTCCGGGCGGGGCGCGCAATGCCGGCATCGAAGCCGCAACCGGGCGCTGGATCGCCGTGCTCGATTCCGACGATGTCATTCGCCCGGAGCGTTCCGCCTGCATGATGTGCCGGGCGGAAGCTGCTAATGCGGCGATTGCGGTCGATAATCTCGATGTCGTCTATACCGACGGCAGGCCCATGGAGACGATGTTTCCGGAAGAATTTCTGGAGGAACGGCCGGTTCTCACGCTTGAGGACTTCATTTCCTCCAACATTCTTTTCCGCGCCACCTTCAATTTCGGCTATATGAAACCGATGTTCCGGCGCGATTTCCTCAATAGCGAGGGACTGCGTTTCCGCGAGGATATCCGCATCGGCGAGGATTATATCCTGCTCGCCTCGGCGCTCGCCGCCGGCGGTCTCTGCGTCATCGAACCGAAGCCGGGTTATGTCTACAATATCCGCGAAGGCTCGATTTCGCGCGTGCTCGAACTTCATCACGTCGAAGCGATGATGCGGGCAGATCGGGAATTCCTCAGCCATTACACTTTGCTGCCCGCCGCCATGGATGCGCAGCAGGCGAGAGCCCGCAGCCTGCGGCTGGCGCATAATTTTTTGACATTGGTGGAAAACATCAAGAGCCGCTCGGTACTGGGCGCCTTGAAGACCACGATAAGGGATCCTGCCGTACTGGGGCATTTGCGAATGCCGATTGCAGTGCGGCTGAGGAGGCTGCGGGACGCGATGTTTGCGCCCGCGGCGAATACAGGGGTGAAAAGACAGATTTCGTGA
- a CDS encoding glycosyltransferase family 2 protein — translation MTDNTVTRPDDSKTVDIGICTYRRPALVATLLSLFELDVPEGVKVRLIVADNDEEPSARASVDRLRDTAPFEITYVHCPKSNISIARNACLSECKADYLAFIDDDETAPSHWLSALLEKADETGAETVLGPVTAVYRENAPGWMKRGDFHSTVPVWVNGEIITGYTCNTLLKMDAPSVKGRRFALALGQSGGEDTHFFSHLHAAGGRIVFAEDAMLSEPVPENRASFMWLAKRRFRSGQTHGRVLADRKPGIRRAVQVLKAGSKVLYCAVFAALNGFNAVRRNRYALRGALHMGSMSGAFGVREIRQYGAVEAT, via the coding sequence ATGACCGACAACACCGTCACCCGCCCAGATGATTCGAAAACCGTCGATATCGGCATCTGCACCTACAGACGCCCGGCGCTTGTCGCCACACTTCTGTCACTCTTCGAGCTCGACGTACCGGAAGGCGTGAAAGTTCGGCTGATTGTCGCGGATAATGACGAGGAGCCAAGCGCCAGGGCGAGCGTCGATCGCCTGCGCGACACCGCGCCCTTCGAGATTACCTATGTGCATTGCCCGAAATCGAATATTTCGATTGCCCGCAATGCCTGCCTGTCAGAATGCAAGGCGGATTATCTGGCCTTCATCGATGATGACGAGACCGCCCCGTCGCACTGGCTCTCCGCCCTTCTGGAAAAGGCCGACGAGACCGGTGCGGAAACCGTTCTCGGCCCGGTGACGGCCGTCTATCGCGAAAACGCGCCGGGCTGGATGAAACGCGGCGATTTCCACTCGACCGTTCCCGTCTGGGTCAATGGCGAGATCATTACCGGCTATACCTGCAACACATTGCTCAAGATGGATGCGCCCTCGGTAAAGGGCCGGCGCTTCGCGCTGGCGCTTGGCCAGAGCGGCGGCGAAGACACTCATTTCTTTTCGCATCTTCACGCCGCCGGCGGCCGCATCGTCTTTGCGGAAGATGCCATGCTGTCCGAACCGGTGCCGGAAAACCGCGCAAGCTTCATGTGGCTTGCCAAACGCCGCTTCCGCTCCGGCCAGACCCATGGCCGCGTGCTGGCGGACAGGAAACCCGGTATACGCCGCGCGGTGCAGGTGCTGAAGGCAGGTTCGAAAGTGCTTTATTGCGCCGTCTTCGCCGCCTTGAACGGTTTCAACGCCGTGCGCCGCAACCGTTATGCGCTGCGTGGCGCACTGCATATGGGCTCGATGAGCGGCGCTTTCGGCGTGCGTGAAATCCGCCAGTATGGCGCGGTGGAGGCGACCTGA
- a CDS encoding glycosyltransferase family 2 protein, with protein MEGLGHSGIRTLIVIPCLNEAKTIEGLLVKFTGAMQGRLFRIVVADGGSTDGTRDIVSAFATADDRVTLLANPKRIQSAGINLAVATFGEDFDYLIRIDAHGDYPDDYCQRLIEDAERTGADSVVVAMDTVGHGLFQKATAIAQNSKLGNGGSKHREGAKGHWIDHGHHALMRIAAFDAVGGYDESFSHNEDAELDFRLRKSGFRIWMTDKTRMTYYPRASVMPLFRQYLAYGRGRAKNLLKHRSIPKIRQMIPLAVLPVFIFALLSLVHWAALIPLGLWIAACVGYGLWMAIGQKNPYGPLAAFSAMVMHLAWSTGFWLELLKFRGRKAVS; from the coding sequence ATGGAAGGTCTTGGTCATTCCGGCATAAGAACGCTGATCGTCATTCCCTGCCTCAATGAGGCGAAGACGATCGAGGGGCTGCTTGTCAAATTCACCGGTGCGATGCAGGGGCGTCTTTTCCGCATCGTGGTTGCCGATGGCGGCAGCACGGATGGAACCCGCGATATCGTTTCCGCCTTTGCGACGGCGGATGACCGCGTGACGCTTCTCGCCAATCCGAAGCGCATCCAGAGCGCCGGAATCAACCTTGCCGTCGCCACCTTCGGCGAGGATTTCGACTATCTCATCCGCATCGACGCCCATGGCGATTATCCCGATGATTATTGCCAGCGGCTGATCGAGGATGCGGAGCGCACCGGCGCGGATTCCGTCGTCGTCGCCATGGATACGGTCGGCCACGGCCTGTTTCAGAAGGCGACGGCCATCGCCCAGAATTCCAAGCTCGGCAATGGCGGCTCCAAGCACCGCGAAGGTGCCAAAGGCCATTGGATCGACCATGGCCATCACGCGCTGATGCGGATCGCCGCTTTCGACGCGGTCGGCGGTTATGATGAGAGCTTCAGCCATAATGAGGATGCCGAACTGGATTTCCGCCTGCGCAAATCCGGTTTCCGCATCTGGATGACCGACAAGACCCGCATGACCTATTATCCGCGCGCGAGCGTCATGCCGTTGTTCCGGCAATATCTCGCCTATGGCCGCGGCCGGGCGAAGAACCTGTTGAAACATCGCTCCATCCCGAAAATCCGCCAGATGATTCCGCTCGCCGTCCTGCCGGTCTTCATCTTCGCATTGCTGTCGCTTGTGCATTGGGCGGCACTTATTCCGCTTGGCCTCTGGATCGCCGCATGTGTGGGTTATGGCTTGTGGATGGCAATAGGTCAGAAAAACCCATACGGCCCGCTCGCCGCCTTTTCGGCAATGGTGATGCATCTGGCCTGGTCCACCGGCTTCTGGCTGGAACTCCTGAAATTCCGGGGAAGAAAGGCTGTCTCATGA
- a CDS encoding glycosyltransferase family 4 protein, with protein MTHVLYLAHDLSDPAIRRRVLTLLAGGARVTLAGFRRGQNRLAEIEGVVPVVLGETADGQFLQRMAAVAKANLSLGKTLSGIPAPDVILARNLEMLALAKRAMSIYAGQPALVYECLDIHRLLLNPGKPGQMLNAAQRYFARDAKLLITSSPAFVEHYFKPVSGLDLPVLLQENKVLALDATVAATPQPRAPAPGEPWKIGWFGALRCRKSLEILAEFARRMEGKVEIILRGRPAYSEFADFDGFVATAPHVHFHGPYKNPEDLAAIYNEVQFTWAIDFFEEGQNSSWLLPNRLYEGCLYGTLPIALAGTETARFIEKRDIGFVLHHAGADDLAALFNQMSPQTYADAFNTLSTLDRKQWLTDRDDCRLLVQQLSSLAKSASGHAREAQFSPV; from the coding sequence ATGACCCATGTTCTATATCTCGCGCATGATCTGTCGGACCCCGCCATTCGTCGGCGGGTGCTGACCCTGCTTGCGGGCGGGGCGCGGGTGACGCTGGCGGGCTTCCGGCGCGGACAGAACCGACTGGCGGAGATCGAAGGCGTCGTGCCGGTCGTGCTCGGGGAAACCGCTGACGGGCAGTTTCTGCAGCGCATGGCCGCGGTGGCGAAAGCCAACCTTTCGCTCGGCAAGACATTAAGCGGCATCCCCGCCCCTGACGTCATTCTTGCCAGAAACCTGGAAATGCTGGCTCTGGCAAAGCGGGCCATGTCGATCTATGCCGGGCAGCCGGCGCTGGTTTATGAATGTCTCGACATTCACCGCCTGCTTCTCAACCCGGGCAAGCCCGGACAGATGCTGAATGCCGCGCAGCGTTATTTCGCCCGCGACGCAAAGCTGCTGATCACCAGCTCTCCGGCCTTTGTGGAGCACTATTTCAAGCCCGTGTCGGGCCTCGATCTTCCCGTCCTGCTACAGGAAAACAAGGTGCTGGCGCTCGACGCCACTGTTGCCGCCACACCGCAGCCACGCGCTCCCGCCCCCGGCGAGCCTTGGAAAATCGGCTGGTTCGGCGCGCTTCGCTGCCGCAAGTCGCTGGAAATCCTCGCCGAATTTGCCCGTCGAATGGAGGGCAAGGTCGAAATCATCCTGCGCGGCCGGCCGGCCTATTCGGAATTTGCCGATTTCGACGGCTTCGTGGCTACCGCCCCGCATGTGCATTTCCATGGGCCTTACAAGAACCCCGAGGACCTTGCCGCCATCTATAACGAGGTGCAGTTCACCTGGGCGATAGACTTTTTCGAGGAAGGCCAGAATTCCAGCTGGCTGCTGCCCAACCGGCTTTACGAAGGCTGCCTTTATGGCACTCTGCCGATTGCGCTTGCCGGCACGGAAACCGCCCGCTTCATCGAAAAGCGCGATATCGGCTTCGTCCTGCACCATGCCGGCGCTGACGATCTCGCCGCGCTGTTTAACCAGATGAGCCCGCAAACCTATGCGGATGCCTTCAACACCCTCTCAACACTCGACAGGAAACAATGGCTGACCGACCGCGACGATTGCCGTCTGCTGGTCCAGCAATTGTCCTCTCTCGCCAAATCCGCTTCCGGCCATGCCCGCGAAGCGCAGTTTTCACCCGTGTAG
- a CDS encoding family 16 glycosylhydrolase, which produces MTTFVTRVQTRILLAAALLVTPFATPGQAQEGNGASFIENFDSMDRSFWYVSDGWNNGAHQNCTWSKKLATVENGQLTLGFEDAKAGDRKFACGEIQTKGRYRYGTYEARMKAATGSGLNSAFFTYIGPTDKKPHDEIDFEVLGRNTGQVQLNQYISAKGGNEKLVPVEGGADAGFNDYAFVWEPQRLRYYVNGKLVHEVTDETKIPQNAQKIFFSLWGTDTLKDWMGRFSYAGPSQMIVDRFAFTALGDKCQFPESIACALN; this is translated from the coding sequence ATGACAACATTTGTCACCCGCGTTCAGACACGCATTCTTCTCGCCGCGGCCCTTCTGGTCACCCCCTTTGCAACGCCCGGCCAGGCGCAGGAAGGCAATGGCGCATCCTTCATCGAGAACTTCGATTCCATGGACAGAAGCTTCTGGTACGTTTCCGACGGCTGGAACAATGGTGCGCATCAGAACTGCACCTGGTCGAAGAAACTGGCGACGGTGGAAAACGGCCAGCTGACGCTCGGTTTTGAAGACGCCAAGGCCGGCGACCGCAAATTCGCCTGCGGCGAAATCCAGACCAAAGGGCGTTATCGTTACGGCACCTATGAAGCGCGTATGAAGGCCGCCACCGGTTCCGGCCTGAACTCCGCCTTCTTCACCTATATCGGCCCAACCGACAAGAAACCGCACGATGAAATCGACTTCGAGGTTCTGGGCAGGAATACGGGCCAGGTGCAGCTCAACCAGTATATTTCCGCCAAGGGCGGCAATGAGAAGCTGGTGCCGGTGGAAGGCGGCGCCGATGCCGGCTTCAACGATTACGCCTTTGTCTGGGAACCGCAGCGCCTGCGTTACTACGTCAACGGCAAGCTCGTCCATGAAGTGACGGACGAAACGAAAATTCCCCAGAATGCCCAGAAGATCTTCTTCAGCCTGTGGGGCACCGACACGCTGAAAGACTGGATGGGCCGGTTTTCTTATGCAGGACCATCGCAAATGATCGTTGACCGGTTTGCCTTCACTGCGCTCGGCGACAAATGTCAGTTCCCGGAATCCATCGCCTGCGCCCTCAACTGA
- a CDS encoding acyltransferase, with translation MRILLISGIVFVHVPHDAETSPFLGLYGFFDWLRVFLGDALFRIGVPCLSAISGYLLFRRGMSGFDYPATIRSKSKTVLLPFLLWNGALFAAVLLIQLFDVGVGYFPDLWNASPREIISHGTALEELPVNVPLYFLRDLFVCILLSPVLAFLMRRFALPTLAILLLITALPDLTIFIVQKKSILFSFSLGIALALHRVDVKALDPYALPIMALTFAASAMLATGLYFTGPEFTFWLNMSRNLLAVFGALGFWASSALLIRSRLGRRLAETGSLSFWIFCAHYPLLVIMWMVWNKGGPDFYPAFYISATLSAFVILVVSNAQTRKYLPAVYAVLTGSRNGKGKTKADFATKRASMIGPPTSETLYSQRQR, from the coding sequence ATGCGCATATTGCTGATATCTGGAATCGTGTTCGTCCATGTGCCGCACGATGCCGAAACCAGCCCTTTTCTCGGCCTTTACGGCTTCTTCGACTGGCTGCGGGTTTTTCTGGGCGATGCGCTGTTTCGCATCGGCGTGCCCTGTCTCAGCGCCATTTCCGGCTATCTGCTGTTTCGACGCGGCATGAGCGGTTTCGATTATCCGGCGACGATCCGTTCCAAGTCGAAAACCGTGCTGCTGCCCTTCCTTCTCTGGAATGGTGCGCTGTTTGCCGCCGTGTTGCTCATCCAGCTCTTTGATGTCGGTGTAGGCTATTTCCCCGATCTGTGGAACGCCAGCCCGCGTGAGATCATCAGCCATGGTACGGCGCTCGAAGAGCTGCCGGTGAATGTGCCGCTTTATTTCCTGCGCGACCTCTTCGTCTGCATCCTGCTGTCGCCGGTGCTCGCCTTTCTGATGCGCCGTTTTGCCCTGCCGACGCTCGCCATCCTGCTGCTCATCACAGCCCTGCCCGACCTGACGATCTTCATCGTCCAGAAGAAATCCATCCTTTTCAGCTTCTCGCTCGGCATTGCGCTCGCGCTCCACCGCGTCGACGTCAAGGCGCTCGATCCTTACGCCCTGCCGATCATGGCGCTGACCTTTGCCGCCTCGGCCATGCTGGCGACAGGCCTCTATTTCACCGGGCCGGAATTCACCTTCTGGCTCAACATGTCGCGCAATCTCCTCGCAGTCTTCGGCGCGCTCGGTTTCTGGGCATCGTCCGCGCTTTTGATCCGTAGCAGGCTTGGCCGGCGGCTTGCGGAAACCGGAAGCCTGAGCTTCTGGATATTCTGCGCCCATTATCCGCTGCTCGTGATCATGTGGATGGTGTGGAACAAGGGCGGGCCGGATTTCTACCCCGCCTTCTATATCAGCGCGACGCTCTCCGCCTTCGTCATTCTGGTGGTCAGCAATGCCCAAACCCGCAAATACCTGCCGGCCGTCTATGCCGTGCTGACCGGAAGCCGAAACGGCAAAGGCAAGACGAAGGCCGATTTTGCGACCAAACGGGCCTCCATGATCGGTCCGCCCACATCCGAAACACTTTATTCGCAACGACAGAGGTGA
- a CDS encoding lipopolysaccharide biosynthesis protein, with product MPPAPNVKTITTNVGWSVLSKTGTFGLKFVTVPILARLLSPEEFGVVAVGLTVVQFLTMIAGAGLTSALIVEKEEDMDTIHTVFWANLAISCTMAAVLYIWAEFFGGLLGAVESAYLLRIMAFLIPLQLAGDVAYSLLARRMNFSQDAVWSMASESIAAVVAVALALLGFGVWALIIQLFAAALIRLVGLYAVSRYCPRFVMKPRRLVPLLGFSSGLMGSEIANFVTFQSPMVVIARHLGLADAGAYSASNRFASIPNQVVLSAVMGVLFPAFSRMMDDPQRRRDALMFSTQVLTVLLAPMMFGLWAVAEPAMLVIFGQNWAYAWPVLGLLALSKAILTPCSTFIPYLKGAGYGRVLFWSATIRAIVTTVAVWAAAVYGTLIDAMIWLCIVNAVTLVAYSWAVFKASDTPFFSGLYISSRPMIAALVMAVSVRYLLHILADRIPNATLQVLIGAAVGGIIYTGLILLTERALLKKILGMVKSRRTRESATQG from the coding sequence ATGCCCCCAGCTCCAAATGTAAAGACCATCACCACGAATGTCGGTTGGAGCGTCCTGTCTAAAACAGGCACATTCGGGCTTAAATTTGTCACCGTCCCGATTCTCGCTCGACTGCTTTCCCCGGAGGAATTCGGGGTGGTCGCGGTAGGACTAACGGTTGTACAGTTTCTGACCATGATCGCCGGCGCGGGGCTGACCTCTGCCCTGATCGTCGAAAAGGAAGAGGATATGGATACGATCCATACCGTCTTCTGGGCCAATCTGGCGATCTCCTGCACCATGGCCGCCGTTCTCTACATCTGGGCGGAATTTTTCGGCGGGCTGCTGGGTGCGGTGGAGAGTGCCTATCTGCTGCGCATCATGGCCTTCCTCATTCCGCTGCAGCTCGCAGGCGATGTCGCCTATTCGCTGCTCGCCCGGCGCATGAACTTCAGCCAGGACGCGGTGTGGAGCATGGCGTCGGAAAGCATCGCGGCGGTCGTCGCCGTCGCTCTCGCCCTTCTCGGCTTCGGCGTCTGGGCGCTCATCATCCAGCTTTTCGCCGCAGCCCTCATCCGTCTTGTCGGGCTTTATGCCGTTTCCCGTTATTGCCCGCGTTTCGTCATGAAACCGCGCCGGCTGGTGCCGCTTCTCGGCTTCAGTTCGGGGCTGATGGGCTCGGAAATCGCCAATTTCGTTACCTTCCAGTCACCGATGGTGGTCATTGCCCGACACCTGGGTCTGGCGGATGCCGGCGCCTATTCCGCCTCCAACCGCTTTGCCAGCATTCCCAATCAGGTCGTGCTGTCAGCCGTCATGGGCGTCCTGTTTCCGGCCTTCAGCCGCATGATGGACGATCCGCAGCGCCGGCGTGACGCGCTGATGTTCAGCACACAGGTGCTCACCGTGCTGCTTGCGCCGATGATGTTTGGCCTCTGGGCCGTGGCCGAGCCGGCCATGCTTGTCATCTTCGGCCAGAATTGGGCCTATGCCTGGCCGGTTCTCGGACTTCTGGCCCTGTCAAAGGCCATTCTGACGCCATGCAGCACCTTCATCCCCTATCTGAAGGGTGCGGGTTACGGGCGCGTGCTGTTCTGGTCGGCCACGATCCGCGCCATCGTCACCACGGTCGCGGTCTGGGCTGCCGCTGTTTACGGCACCCTGATCGATGCGATGATATGGCTTTGCATCGTCAATGCGGTCACTCTCGTGGCCTATTCCTGGGCCGTGTTCAAGGCAAGCGACACGCCCTTTTTCAGCGGTCTCTACATCAGCAGCAGGCCAATGATTGCAGCATTGGTGATGGCCGTTTCCGTGCGTTACCTACTTCACATCCTTGCAGACCGCATTCCCAATGCGACACTTCAGGTCCTCATCGGGGCAGCCGTCGGCGGCATCATCTATACGGGGCTCATCCTGCTCACCGAACGCGCATTGCTGAAAAAAATCCTCGGAATGGTCAAATCGCGGCGAACACGCGAAAGCGCAACCCAAGGTTAG
- a CDS encoding glycosyltransferase family 2 protein, giving the protein MARFTVVIPYYQKQHGILGRALASVFAQTYQEFDLVIVDDESPYPIDKELAELSQEQKDRIIVIKQANGGPGGARNTGLDHVPDGSDYVAFLDSDDIWTPDHLQNAASALTTFGGECYWASMQASDEFYYHFAISALEKNEGAARLSERPLLIELPDLASVMLRNWSFLHLSCMVIGRPLFEKIRFDPALRLAAEDVLFFCDCILASKRTLLCDDAGAMRGMGVNIFHSIDNTSPEFLRQQFNTWVALDTLEGRFSRRPADVASIASYKNTARKQALWSQAGNLKRRKAPEFGLLLKWAMRDPALLRAAFELGAGKIVRSR; this is encoded by the coding sequence ATGGCAAGATTTACTGTCGTCATTCCCTATTACCAAAAGCAGCACGGGATTCTGGGACGTGCGCTCGCATCGGTTTTTGCGCAGACTTACCAGGAGTTCGATCTTGTCATCGTCGATGACGAATCGCCCTACCCGATAGACAAGGAACTTGCGGAACTTTCGCAAGAACAGAAAGACCGAATTATTGTCATCAAACAGGCCAATGGCGGTCCGGGCGGTGCGCGCAATACCGGTCTCGACCATGTTCCTGACGGCAGCGACTACGTGGCATTTCTGGATTCGGACGACATCTGGACGCCGGATCATCTCCAGAACGCCGCCTCCGCTCTCACGACATTCGGCGGTGAGTGCTACTGGGCATCCATGCAGGCAAGTGACGAATTTTATTATCATTTCGCCATTTCCGCGCTGGAGAAGAATGAGGGTGCGGCAAGGCTTTCGGAGCGGCCTCTGCTGATTGAGCTGCCGGATCTGGCAAGCGTGATGCTGCGCAACTGGAGCTTCCTGCATCTCTCCTGCATGGTGATCGGCCGTCCTCTTTTTGAAAAGATTCGCTTCGACCCGGCGCTGCGTCTGGCGGCTGAAGACGTCCTGTTTTTCTGTGATTGTATCCTTGCATCGAAGCGAACGCTTCTGTGTGACGATGCCGGCGCGATGCGCGGCATGGGGGTCAATATCTTCCACAGCATCGACAATACCTCGCCGGAATTCCTGCGCCAGCAGTTCAATACCTGGGTGGCGCTCGATACGCTGGAGGGCCGTTTTTCGCGGCGGCCAGCCGATGTCGCCTCCATTGCTTCTTATAAAAACACGGCGCGAAAACAGGCGCTGTGGAGCCAGGCGGGCAATCTGAAACGGCGCAAGGCGCCCGAATTCGGGCTGCTCCTGAAGTGGGCGATGCGCGATCCGGCACTTCTGCGCGCCGCTTTCGAGCTAGGTGCTGGAAAAATAGTCCGCTCCAGATGA
- a CDS encoding polysaccharide pyruvyl transferase family protein: MKPYHWESHHGNFGDDLNLWLWDFLLPGLRDVHDDVMLVGVGTVLNDVLLPAKQRKLVIGSGYGYGAVPDTSTEFWDIRCVRGEKTAAKLGLAPEKGIVDPAVMVTEMPDFKGLPKLYKKTFVPHWESAEFGMWETVCEPAGLTYLDPRGEAKAVIRAIAQSEFIVAESMHGAILADAFRVPWVAVTTSPSINSFKWSDWAGSVGVEYNPRYVPVSTRAEAAKKGSRFWGMSFPPPPASVIAETGSVPAHEGPVHEGDVLVRPQETQSRSLRKLAKQVLAAPSTLALWQASRAEPRLSPDGRLEERKERFSAVLETIKRDYL, encoded by the coding sequence ATGAAACCTTACCACTGGGAATCTCATCACGGAAATTTCGGTGACGATCTCAACCTGTGGCTGTGGGATTTTCTGCTTCCGGGCCTGCGCGATGTGCATGACGATGTCATGCTCGTCGGCGTCGGCACCGTGCTGAATGATGTTCTTTTGCCCGCAAAGCAGCGCAAGCTGGTGATCGGCAGCGGTTATGGTTATGGCGCGGTGCCGGATACCAGCACCGAGTTCTGGGATATTCGCTGCGTGCGCGGCGAAAAAACCGCCGCCAAGCTGGGGCTCGCGCCTGAGAAGGGCATTGTCGACCCGGCTGTCATGGTCACCGAGATGCCTGATTTCAAAGGCCTGCCGAAGCTCTACAAGAAGACCTTCGTTCCGCATTGGGAATCGGCGGAATTCGGCATGTGGGAAACGGTCTGCGAGCCGGCCGGGCTGACCTATCTCGACCCGCGCGGCGAGGCAAAAGCCGTCATCCGGGCCATCGCCCAGTCGGAATTCATCGTGGCCGAATCCATGCATGGCGCAATTCTCGCCGATGCTTTCCGCGTGCCATGGGTGGCGGTCACCACATCCCCCTCGATCAACAGTTTCAAATGGAGCGATTGGGCCGGCAGCGTGGGTGTGGAATATAATCCACGTTACGTGCCCGTTTCCACCCGCGCCGAAGCGGCGAAAAAGGGCTCGCGTTTCTGGGGCATGAGTTTCCCGCCGCCACCGGCCTCTGTTATCGCTGAGACCGGTTCTGTTCCGGCGCATGAAGGCCCGGTGCATGAAGGTGATGTGCTGGTGCGGCCGCAGGAAACCCAATCCCGGTCGTTGCGCAAACTGGCCAAGCAGGTTCTAGCCGCCCCTTCCACGCTTGCACTGTGGCAGGCAAGCCGTGCCGAGCCGCGTCTCAGCCCGGATGGCAGGCTGGAAGAGCGCAAGGAGCGTTTTTCCGCCGTGCTGGAAACGATCAAGCGCGATTATCTTTGA
- a CDS encoding glycosyltransferase family 2 protein, translating to MVSGSQPICVIIAAKNASETIDIAIRSALVEPEVAEVVVIDDGSTDATSEVAHAADDGTGRLRVVRFEINRGPSAARNHAISISSAPLISILDADDFFFRGRFAAMLADDDWDLVADNIAFIQQSVPGASSMQPARFEPQARFLSLTEFVEGNISRPGVERGETGFLKPVIRRAFLDKHALRYDEALRLGEDYELYVRALAAGARYKVIRHCGYGAIVRGNSLSGRHSTEDLRRLYEADRAILAGCKLSASETAILREHEKHVRAKFELRHFLDAKKQKGMGGALSHALTRLPALPAITHGLWTDKTARFRKPVQPVRDVRYLLDGTPVS from the coding sequence ATGGTGAGCGGTTCACAGCCCATTTGCGTCATCATCGCTGCAAAAAATGCATCCGAAACGATAGACATCGCCATCCGCTCCGCCCTTGTGGAACCGGAAGTCGCGGAGGTCGTGGTGATCGACGATGGCTCGACCGACGCGACAAGCGAGGTGGCCCATGCGGCGGACGACGGCACGGGCCGCTTGAGAGTGGTGCGGTTCGAGATCAATCGTGGCCCTTCGGCTGCACGCAATCACGCCATCTCCATTTCATCCGCGCCGCTGATCAGCATTCTCGATGCGGACGATTTCTTTTTCAGAGGCCGTTTCGCCGCCATGCTGGCCGATGACGACTGGGACCTCGTCGCGGACAATATCGCCTTCATCCAGCAATCGGTTCCAGGCGCATCCTCCATGCAGCCTGCCCGCTTTGAGCCACAAGCCCGCTTTCTGTCACTCACAGAGTTCGTGGAAGGAAACATTTCCAGACCCGGCGTGGAGCGCGGGGAAACCGGCTTCCTGAAGCCGGTGATACGCCGCGCCTTTCTCGACAAACATGCGCTGCGTTATGACGAGGCCCTGCGGCTTGGCGAAGACTACGAGCTTTACGTGCGCGCGCTTGCCGCCGGCGCCCGCTACAAGGTCATCCGCCATTGCGGTTATGGCGCGATCGTTCGTGGCAATTCGCTGAGCGGGCGTCACAGCACCGAAGATCTTCGCCGATTATATGAGGCGGACAGGGCGATACTCGCGGGCTGCAAGCTTTCAGCAAGCGAGACGGCGATCCTGCGCGAACACGAGAAACATGTGCGCGCCAAATTCGAGCTTCGCCACTTTCTCGATGCGAAAAAGCAGAAGGGAATGGGAGGCGCACTGAGCCACGCACTGACACGCCTTCCGGCCCTGCCCGCCATCACGCACGGCCTCTGGACCGACAAGACAGCCCGTTTCCGCAAACCGGTGCAGCCGGTGCGGGACGTGCGCTATCTTCTCGACGGCACGCCGGTTTCGTGA